A genomic window from Gemmatimonadota bacterium includes:
- a CDS encoding XRE family transcriptional regulator, with translation MSAIDDESVIESSGNVFADLGFPDAEELLVKARLASAISDIIKGRHLTQKAAAEVLGTTQPKVSNLINGKLEGFSLERLARFLNSLDRDVEIIVRKRPRSRKRSRIVVTVT, from the coding sequence ATGTCCGCGATAGACGACGAGTCCGTGATCGAGAGTAGCGGAAACGTCTTCGCGGATCTCGGTTTCCCGGATGCCGAGGAGCTTCTCGTAAAGGCGCGGCTGGCCAGCGCCATCTCGGACATCATCAAGGGGCGGCATCTGACTCAGAAGGCCGCTGCGGAGGTCCTGGGTACGACCCAACCGAAGGTATCGAACCTCATCAACGGCAAGCTCGAAGGATTCTCGCTCGAGCGACTGGCTCGCTTCCTGAACAGCCTTGATCGGGATGTGGAGATCATCGTCAGGAAGCGGCCGCGGTCGAGGAAGAGATCTCGAATCGTCGTGACCGTGACGTGA